Genomic segment of Pochonia chlamydosporia 170 chromosome 1, whole genome shotgun sequence:
GCCAAACAGTATCGGCCACGGCCAAATTTGCGCTGAGCGCTACCTGCTGGTGGGGCTCTCGACCAACGACTGCCAAAACGAGCCAATCAAAACCGGCTCTCTCTGGGCATCGCCTTCCTTCTCTGAGAAGAGCTGACGCGTCCACTGCCACCTCCCCCCCGCTTGATCCCTGCACACCCACGCCAGGCCCGGAAAGGACTTCGCCAGGACCGCCGGTGCATGTACCCAGACCCGGTCGGATGGCTTCCCCCAGACAGTCCAGAaacacaccatcaacaaggcATCCATTCCATTCATAGCCATACTCGGCCCCCTTTCTGCCTGAGATTCTATTTCGActtgttcttctttgcttcacacttttgttttctgcCACAAACAAAATCCAAAACCTCTTcattcaacaacatcgatACGTCAACCGACGCACCAAGACCATTTGATCACAGTCGCCACCGGATCAATTGCAACACACTCGATCTACCCGACCCTTCTGCTGACTGTCACTGTCTCGAAACCTGCCCATCGGCCACCGTGCCTTCTATACAGTCATCATCGGGAGGCCATAAAAAATGTCTGCCTCCAGCCAAAACAACATCGATGTCGATGCGTTGCTCGACTTTTCTGCCTGTGATGGCAGCTACAACTCGCCTTCGCTGTCGCCATCGACGAGCTCAAAGCCTACCTTTGCCAGTCCAGTTACCGCTGCTGTCAGCACTCCCAGTCTCCCAACCTCATCTCAGACCCTGAGCGGTCCTAGTCACAACTATGATATGTACCGCCAGCAGACCGGATTTGTGCCTGGTGCCTTGACAAACACCATGGCcgtcaaccagaccaacaacaccggTTATCAGGACTTCGGCAGCCTCGACTACCTCTCCAGCTTCAGCCCCGAGAACGACGTCTTTGATTTCAACGCTTCTCCGTCGCAGGCCACTATGGATATGGAGTTCGAATCTACCACTGATTCTCAGTTCTTCTCTACCGTCAACCCCAGCAGCATTGAACAGGATGCTTCACCTCTTTCACAGACTAGCAGCGTCGGCCGTCTCTGGCCTGGCGCCCACTCCCAAGCCGCTCTCGCCAaagcacaagcacagcaGCGACAGCAGCAGCTCATTCAGCATCAGGCTCAGCGTCAGAGCCCCCAGAAGCCTCGTGGCAAGGCTCCCCAACCCACAGATCCCATTGTTGAGCAGAAGATCACTCAACTTCTGAACTCGATGCGGGCCAAGGCTGCTTCCGACGAACCCGAGTCTCAGTCTGTTCTCAACAACCTGCCCAAGGCTAAgaaggacgaggaagagatggatgaggatgaacGTCTCCTTGCCAGtgaggagggcaagaagcTCAGCAGCAAAGAGCGAAGACAGCTCCGAAATAAGGTGTCAGCCCGCGCTTTCCGTTCCCGAAGAAAGGGTAAGTTATACTCACTACTTGGTGAATCATTATCATAATTGGTCGTTTGCTAATATGGTCTTTAGAATACATCTCCCAACTTGAAGCTGAGattgccaacaaggtcaacgAGAATGGTGACCTTAGATCGCAGAATCGTGCTCTCATGGATGAGAACAAGCGTCTGTCTGACCTGACACGCATGCTActctcatcgccatctttcTCGACATTTCTCGACCACCTCAGCACAAGCCCTACCGCGCTCCCCCAAGGCTCTCCTGTCAAAGTTGAGCAGACCCAGCAACAGGAGCAGAACCAGGTCCCCAAGGACGTCAACGCCTACAACGGCCAGTTCTCCTCCCAGCAGCAAATCGGAATGGCCATGATCCCTGAACAGACCATGGACTTCTCTCTCCTCAGCCTGGGCAACACCTACAACTTCCAGCCTCAGGTCTTCGTTGTCGACACCCCTGAGATGCCCAATGCTATTGATGCCTCTGTCCTATCTGGCAAGACATCTAACTTTGTCGAGGAGTCTTTCAGCTCTGAAGATGAGAAGGTCGAGGTTCCTGTCATTGAACGTCCAGTGGAGACCAAGGCTGTGGAGGCTCCCGAGACTTCGGTTGACGAGGAGTTTGAGTCTGACCCCGAATTTGCTCTGTTCCATTCTCAACCCGCCACTACCGCTGAAGCTACCAAGGATATCGACACTGACAGTCTGACTGATGTCGACCTCTTCGGTGGCATCGAATCTGAGAAGGTGTTTGACCGCTACGAACTTGTTGATGCcacggaagaagaagccacTGCTGTATTTGCCATGGCCCGCGTCCAAAGAATAAGTGCCACTATCGACTCTGTTGTGTCAAGGTTAGAACTCTTGACGATGGATTTGTAAAGAAATTCGTAACAGACCAGATGGTGGGCCTTGACGGCTAGAATTATTCTCTCACTTTTCTTTGTTCATATCAGGGCATTTTAGGCGGGTCTCTGCGGCGTTTGTGGCAAAATCACGGAACATGTGATGGATAGGGAATACGGGACATTTCCCCCTTTGTTTTATTCAGTGCAGCGGCAAGAATATGTGATATTAGGCAATTTTGTATAGATAAGAGGCGAAAGCCAGGCTTTACGCCACTCGATCAATCAAATTAGTTAAATTCA
This window contains:
- a CDS encoding bZIP transcription factor (LziP) (similar to Cordyceps militaris CM01 XP_006674123.1), with the protein product MSASSQNNIDVDALLDFSACDGSYNSPSLSPSTSSKPTFASPVTAAVSTPSLPTSSQTLSGPSHNYDMYRQQTGFVPGALTNTMAVNQTNNTGYQDFGSLDYLSSFSPENDVFDFNASPSQATMDMEFESTTDSQFFSTVNPSSIEQDASPLSQTSSVGRLWPGAHSQAALAKAQAQQRQQQLIQHQAQRQSPQKPRGKAPQPTDPIVEQKITQLLNSMRAKAASDEPESQSVLNNLPKAKKDEEEMDEDERLLASEEGKKLSSKERRQLRNKVSARAFRSRRKEYISQLEAEIANKVNENGDLRSQNRALMDENKRLSDLTRMLLSSPSFSTFLDHLSTSPTALPQGSPVKVEQTQQQEQNQVPKDVNAYNGQFSSQQQIGMAMIPEQTMDFSLLSLGNTYNFQPQVFVVDTPEMPNAIDASVLSGKTSNFVEESFSSEDEKVEVPVIERPVETKAVEAPETSVDEEFESDPEFALFHSQPATTAEATKDIDTDSLTDVDLFGGIESEKVFDRYELVDATEEEATAVFAMARVQRISATIDSVVSRLELLTMDL